Proteins from one Flavobacterium sp. N2038 genomic window:
- a CDS encoding C40 family peptidase, protein MKRIIALLFFILFFASCKSTSAVTTKKESKRENKYVVNHLIETATDNIGVRYKAGGTTKSGYDCSGLVFTTFESENIKLPRSSFEQAKIGVVIPMKDAQKGDLIFFKTNKSKQINHVGLITEVSSNEIKFVHSSTSKGVIISSTKEPYYQNSFAQINRIIE, encoded by the coding sequence TTGAAAAGAATAATCGCTTTACTGTTTTTTATCCTCTTTTTTGCTTCCTGCAAATCTACTTCGGCTGTAACAACTAAGAAGGAATCTAAACGGGAAAACAAATATGTTGTCAATCATCTAATTGAAACTGCAACGGATAATATTGGTGTTCGTTATAAAGCTGGTGGTACAACAAAAAGCGGTTACGATTGTTCAGGATTAGTTTTTACCACTTTTGAATCAGAAAATATAAAACTACCCCGAAGTTCATTTGAACAAGCAAAAATTGGAGTAGTAATCCCAATGAAAGATGCTCAAAAAGGAGATTTAATATTTTTTAAAACTAACAAAAGCAAACAAATTAATCACGTTGGACTTATTACTGAAGTAAGCTCAAATGAAATCAAATTTGTACATTCATCGACCTCAAAAGGCGTTATTATCTCCTCTACCAAAGAGCCTTATTATCAAAATTCATTTGCTCAGATAAACAGAATTATCGAATAA
- a CDS encoding carboxy terminal-processing peptidase — translation MNAIIKFMKRNYKILIAVLCLSVTLFAFKLNADKSQDPDPNRDKTLLELLAFVIEKGHYHPAEINDEFSKGIFKDYIDALDPSKRFFLQSDIDEFKQYELQLDDQFLNKDLTFFNLTYTRLMKRMEESKKRYKTILAQPFNYTVDETFNADYDKLPYAKNAVEINERWRKQIKLSTLSSLVTKQKLEEDKKKTDPAYKEKSFETLEKETRESSLKSLDDNFSLIKDLNTEDWFSVYVNSIMTRFDPHTSYFAPEEKDRFDVNISGKLEGIGARLTKKNDFTQIDELISGGPAWKGKQLEAGDLILKVAQGNEEPVDVVGMRLDDVVKKIKGHKGTEVKLTVKKVDGSIKVISIIRDVVEIEETYAKSSVVERNGLKYGVIYLPKFYIDFENKDGRDAGKDIALEVERLKKEDINGIVLDVRDDGGGSLSTVVDIAGLFIQEGPIVQVKSAGMKKEVLYDKDKKIEWDGPLVIMVNSFSASASEILAAAIQDYKRGVIIGSKQTYGKGTVQTVLDLNQFVRNANYGDLGALKITGQKFYRINGGSTQLEGVHSDVVMPDRYAYLKMGERDIDNAMPWDKIDPADYSTWTSNEKFAQAINNSRNRIANNDQFKLIEDNAKWIDIKNKENTYSLNIKNFKATQEQVENEGKKYKPIADYKNNLVFKSLPYEELEMNNDATLKEKREAWHQALSKDVYVEEALNVLDDLQTKSYVKNTVTPKMKKDKLVKS, via the coding sequence ATGAATGCTATTATTAAGTTTATGAAAAGAAATTATAAAATACTTATAGCCGTATTATGCCTGTCAGTTACCTTGTTTGCATTTAAGCTAAATGCAGATAAGTCACAGGATCCGGACCCAAACAGAGATAAAACACTTTTAGAATTGCTTGCGTTTGTTATTGAAAAAGGACATTATCATCCTGCTGAAATCAACGATGAATTTTCTAAAGGAATTTTTAAAGATTATATAGATGCGCTTGATCCTTCGAAGCGATTTTTTCTTCAGTCTGATATCGATGAATTCAAGCAGTACGAATTACAGCTTGATGATCAGTTTTTAAACAAAGACTTAACGTTTTTTAATCTTACATATACAAGATTAATGAAACGTATGGAAGAAAGTAAAAAACGTTATAAAACGATTTTAGCTCAGCCATTTAATTATACTGTTGATGAGACTTTTAATGCTGATTACGATAAGTTACCATATGCAAAAAATGCTGTTGAAATAAATGAAAGATGGAGAAAACAAATTAAATTGTCTACTCTTTCTTCACTGGTAACAAAGCAAAAATTAGAAGAAGATAAAAAGAAGACAGATCCTGCATACAAGGAGAAATCTTTTGAAACATTAGAAAAAGAAACACGTGAAAGCTCTTTGAAATCTTTAGATGACAATTTTAGTCTGATAAAAGATCTGAATACAGAAGATTGGTTTTCTGTTTATGTTAACTCGATCATGACTCGTTTTGATCCTCATACAAGTTATTTTGCTCCTGAAGAAAAAGATCGTTTTGATGTTAATATCAGTGGTAAATTAGAAGGTATTGGTGCCCGATTGACCAAGAAAAATGATTTTACTCAAATTGATGAATTGATTTCAGGCGGACCAGCATGGAAAGGAAAACAACTTGAGGCAGGTGATTTAATTTTGAAAGTAGCACAAGGAAACGAAGAACCAGTTGATGTGGTTGGAATGCGTCTTGATGATGTTGTGAAAAAAATTAAAGGGCATAAAGGAACAGAAGTAAAACTTACTGTTAAAAAAGTTGACGGAAGTATTAAGGTTATTTCTATTATAAGAGATGTAGTTGAAATAGAAGAAACGTATGCAAAATCTAGTGTTGTTGAAAGAAACGGATTGAAATACGGAGTAATTTATTTACCTAAATTCTATATCGATTTTGAGAATAAAGATGGTCGCGATGCCGGAAAAGATATTGCTCTTGAAGTAGAAAGACTGAAAAAAGAGGATATTAATGGTATCGTACTTGATGTTCGTGATGATGGTGGTGGATCTTTGTCTACAGTTGTTGATATCGCTGGATTGTTTATTCAGGAAGGACCAATTGTTCAGGTGAAATCAGCCGGAATGAAGAAAGAAGTTTTATACGATAAAGACAAAAAAATAGAGTGGGACGGACCATTAGTAATTATGGTTAATAGCTTCTCTGCTTCGGCTTCAGAAATTTTGGCTGCTGCAATTCAGGATTACAAACGTGGTGTAATCATTGGTAGTAAACAAACTTATGGTAAAGGAACAGTACAAACGGTATTAGATTTAAATCAGTTTGTTAGAAATGCAAACTATGGAGATCTTGGTGCTTTAAAAATTACCGGACAAAAATTCTATAGAATTAACGGAGGTTCAACTCAGTTAGAAGGAGTTCATAGTGATGTGGTTATGCCAGATCGTTATGCTTACCTGAAAATGGGTGAACGTGATATTGATAATGCAATGCCTTGGGACAAAATTGATCCGGCAGATTACAGCACATGGACCTCTAATGAAAAATTTGCTCAGGCAATTAATAATAGCAGAAACAGAATTGCAAATAACGATCAGTTTAAATTGATTGAAGACAACGCAAAATGGATTGATATTAAAAACAAAGAGAATACTTATAGTTTAAATATTAAGAACTTTAAAGCAACTCAGGAACAGGTAGAGAATGAAGGTAAAAAATACAAGCCAATTGCCGATTACAAAAACAATCTGGTTTTTAAATCATTGCCTTATGAAGAACTTGAAATGAATAATGATGCTACTTTAAAAGAAAAAAGAGAAGCTTGGCATCAGGCATTATCAAAAGACGTTTATGTAGAAGAAGCATTAAATGTTTTAGATGATTTGCAGACAAAAAGTTATGTAAAAAATACAGTTACTCCTAAAATGAAAAAGGATAAATTGGTAAAATCTTAG
- the lpxB gene encoding lipid-A-disaccharide synthase, translating to MKYYIIAGEASGDLHGSNLMKALYEEDPQAEIRFWGGDLMQKAGGTLVKHYRELAFMGFVEVLFNLKTILNNIKICKKDISEFKPDVLIFIDYPGFNMRIAKWAKELNYKTHYYISPQIWAWKENRIKAIKHDVDKMFVILPFEKSFYEDKHGFPVDFVGHPLIDAIQNQPPFDETVFRKENKLGDKPIIALLPGSRKQEIIKMLSVMLSVVDDFQDYEFVIAGAPSQDYEFYQQFIKNQNIAFVSNKTYDLLRSSTAALVTSGTATLETALFKVPEVVCYKGSSISYQIAKRIITLKYISLVNLIMDQEVVTELIQNECNTKRIKEELQKLLEPASREKLLKNYDILEQKLGGVGASKKTAKLIVADLKQI from the coding sequence ATGAAATATTACATCATAGCTGGAGAGGCTTCCGGAGATTTGCATGGTTCTAATTTAATGAAAGCTTTATACGAAGAAGATCCTCAGGCTGAGATTCGATTTTGGGGTGGTGATTTAATGCAGAAAGCCGGCGGAACGTTAGTAAAACACTATCGCGAATTGGCTTTTATGGGGTTTGTTGAAGTTCTTTTTAACTTAAAAACCATTCTGAACAATATCAAAATTTGCAAAAAAGATATTTCCGAATTTAAACCGGACGTTTTAATTTTTATTGATTATCCCGGCTTCAATATGCGTATTGCAAAGTGGGCAAAAGAACTCAATTACAAAACTCATTATTATATTTCTCCGCAAATTTGGGCCTGGAAAGAAAACAGAATCAAGGCAATAAAACATGATGTAGATAAAATGTTTGTTATTCTTCCTTTTGAAAAAAGTTTCTATGAAGATAAACATGGCTTTCCTGTAGATTTTGTTGGACATCCTTTAATTGATGCCATTCAGAATCAACCTCCTTTTGACGAAACTGTTTTTAGAAAAGAAAACAAATTGGGAGACAAACCAATTATTGCGCTTTTACCGGGAAGCCGTAAACAAGAAATAATAAAAATGCTAAGCGTAATGCTTAGTGTTGTTGATGATTTTCAGGATTACGAATTTGTCATTGCAGGCGCACCAAGTCAGGATTACGAATTTTATCAGCAGTTTATAAAAAACCAAAATATCGCATTTGTTTCGAATAAAACATATGATTTATTGCGTTCTTCTACTGCAGCTTTAGTTACTTCCGGAACAGCAACTTTAGAAACGGCACTTTTTAAAGTTCCCGAAGTGGTTTGCTATAAAGGAAGTTCTATTTCATATCAAATTGCAAAACGTATTATTACACTTAAATACATTTCGCTTGTCAATTTAATTATGGATCAGGAAGTTGTAACTGAATTGATTCAAAATGAATGCAACACGAAACGTATTAAAGAAGAACTTCAAAAATTATTAGAGCCCGCTTCTCGCGAAAAATTATTGAAGAATTATGATATTCTGGAACAAAAATTAGGCGGAGTTGGTGCCAGCAAAAAAACAGCGAAACTTATTGTAGCCGATTTAAAACAAATTTAA
- a CDS encoding ComEC/Rec2 family competence protein has protein sequence MKVLDFPLAKITVWFLAGIIMAYYLMPSLFLAVFAFSIGAILFATSCFIARKHNKIIPFFGAATYYTSFFLGVLTLLFHTDSLQKSNYIHCSKAFETPHHITFTVREKLKSNSYNDRYTALINEINNENYHGKIIINVAKDSLNPIIIGNIIKVKTTLQHNSPSKNPNQFDYSKYLADRQIFAQIYINKSEIGINKKLKKDIWYYSGCLHRRIIENLKKAHFNAAEMNVALALILGQQQEISSEIIQDYQYSGATHILSVSGLHVGFIMLFINFILKPIPNTRKGSFIKLFSILISLGAFAVISGLSPSVLRSVVMFSFVATGDHLRRSGNIYHTLLVSLFLILLFEPYFLFDVGFQLSYIALFFIIWLQPLLKTIWSPKSKFLIYIWDALTVSFAAQIGAFPLCLYYFHQFPGLFFVTNIAIIPVLSFIMIAGIIVMIFAIFTSPPEFLVLIFEKSIYLLNEIIHYVASFESFVILDISFNFYYLVAFYLFIISNIIWFLKPTFNKLVFVLITIILLQLSFIITKKEIENQQELIVYNTKGKTLISEKTGKKIIVFSDDKLILNESKNSTLNNYIVGNYGQLKAVNKMRNLFFYKGSKIFIIDSTGIYSTKIQPDILLLIQNPKVNLERVLKDIHPKIVIADASNSYAIQKSWKTTCIKKNIPFHATAEKGFYKLN, from the coding sequence ATGAAAGTATTAGATTTCCCTTTAGCCAAAATTACAGTTTGGTTTCTTGCCGGCATAATAATGGCTTATTATTTAATGCCATCTCTTTTTCTTGCTGTTTTTGCTTTTTCAATTGGAGCGATTCTTTTTGCAACTTCATGTTTCATTGCCAGAAAACACAATAAAATCATTCCTTTTTTTGGAGCTGCCACGTATTACACCTCATTTTTTCTTGGTGTATTAACTTTATTATTTCATACCGATTCGCTTCAAAAATCTAATTACATACATTGTAGTAAGGCTTTCGAAACTCCTCACCATATCACATTTACGGTACGGGAAAAGCTTAAAAGCAATTCCTATAACGATCGATACACCGCATTGATAAACGAAATTAACAATGAAAATTATCACGGAAAAATCATTATAAACGTAGCTAAAGACAGCTTAAACCCAATTATTATTGGAAACATTATCAAAGTAAAAACAACTTTACAACACAATAGCCCAAGCAAAAATCCCAATCAATTTGATTATAGTAAGTACCTAGCAGACAGACAAATATTTGCTCAGATATATATAAACAAATCAGAAATAGGCATTAATAAAAAACTAAAAAAAGATATCTGGTATTATTCAGGATGCTTGCACAGGCGCATTATCGAAAATCTAAAAAAGGCACATTTCAATGCTGCTGAAATGAATGTTGCACTGGCACTAATTCTGGGACAACAACAAGAAATCTCATCAGAAATTATTCAGGATTATCAATATTCTGGTGCCACACATATTTTATCCGTATCGGGTTTGCATGTGGGTTTCATAATGCTGTTTATTAACTTTATTTTAAAACCTATTCCAAACACCCGAAAAGGTTCTTTTATAAAACTCTTTAGTATTTTAATTTCATTAGGTGCATTTGCAGTAATTTCAGGCCTATCTCCGTCTGTATTACGTTCTGTAGTTATGTTTTCTTTTGTTGCCACAGGAGACCATCTTAGACGAAGCGGAAACATTTATCATACATTACTAGTTTCTCTTTTTCTAATATTATTATTTGAACCTTACTTTCTATTTGATGTTGGATTTCAATTAAGTTATATCGCCTTATTTTTCATTATTTGGCTGCAACCTTTACTAAAAACTATTTGGTCCCCTAAAAGTAAATTTCTTATTTATATTTGGGATGCCCTGACTGTTTCATTTGCAGCACAAATTGGCGCATTTCCTTTGTGTTTATATTATTTTCATCAGTTTCCCGGGCTTTTCTTTGTGACCAATATTGCAATAATTCCGGTTTTGTCTTTCATAATGATTGCAGGAATTATCGTTATGATTTTTGCCATTTTTACTTCGCCGCCTGAATTTCTAGTTTTAATTTTTGAAAAAAGTATCTATCTGTTAAACGAAATTATTCATTACGTAGCGTCATTTGAATCCTTTGTTATACTAGATATCAGCTTTAATTTTTATTATCTAGTTGCATTTTACCTTTTTATTATCTCGAATATAATTTGGTTTCTTAAACCAACCTTTAACAAACTTGTCTTTGTGTTAATAACCATAATTTTATTGCAGCTTTCTTTCATCATCACAAAAAAAGAAATAGAAAATCAGCAAGAACTAATTGTTTACAATACAAAAGGAAAAACACTTATTAGCGAAAAAACAGGCAAAAAAATTATAGTTTTTTCGGATGATAAACTTATTCTGAACGAATCAAAAAACAGTACATTAAATAATTATATAGTTGGGAATTACGGTCAACTTAAAGCCGTAAATAAAATGCGCAACTTATTTTTTTATAAAGGCAGCAAGATTTTCATAATTGACAGCACCGGGATTTACAGCACTAAAATTCAACCGGATATTTTGCTATTAATTCAAAACCCTAAGGTAAATTTAGAACGTGTCCTTAAAGATATTCATCCAAAAATTGTGATTGCTGATGCTTCAAATTCGTATGCGATCCAAAAAAGCTGGAAAACAACGTGCATCAAAAAAAACATCCCTTTTCATGCTACAGCCGAAAAGGGATTCTACAAATTAAATTAA
- the surE gene encoding 5'/3'-nucleotidase SurE, translating to MKDEKPLILVTNDDGILAPGIRALISVMETIGEVVVVAPDKPQSAMGHAITINNTLFLDKISKDDDTVTEYSCSGTPVDCVKLAVNEILKRKPDLCVSGINHGSNSSINVIYSGTMSAAVEAGIEGIQAIGFSLLDFDWNADFEPIKSFVKKITLETLANKLPAGVVLNVNFPKLKENEIKGIKICRQAKAYYAQKFDKRQTPFGKDYYWLTGKFTNEDKGEDTDEWALENGYISVVPVQFDLTAHHSMQQLNTWKLNE from the coding sequence ATGAAAGACGAAAAACCACTAATATTAGTAACTAATGACGATGGAATTCTGGCACCGGGAATCAGAGCTTTAATAAGTGTAATGGAAACTATTGGTGAAGTTGTGGTTGTCGCTCCTGATAAACCTCAAAGTGCCATGGGACATGCTATAACCATAAATAACACCTTATTTCTCGATAAAATTTCAAAAGACGATGATACTGTTACCGAATACAGCTGTTCCGGAACTCCTGTCGATTGCGTAAAACTGGCAGTAAACGAGATATTAAAACGAAAACCCGATCTTTGTGTTTCAGGAATAAATCATGGCTCCAACTCTTCGATTAATGTAATTTATTCCGGAACAATGAGTGCTGCTGTTGAAGCGGGAATAGAGGGAATCCAGGCAATTGGTTTCTCTTTACTGGATTTTGACTGGAATGCCGATTTTGAACCTATAAAATCATTCGTAAAAAAAATCACTTTAGAAACTCTGGCCAATAAATTACCTGCAGGTGTCGTTCTAAATGTAAATTTTCCGAAATTGAAAGAAAACGAAATAAAAGGAATAAAAATTTGTCGTCAGGCAAAAGCTTATTATGCTCAAAAATTTGACAAAAGACAAACTCCTTTCGGAAAAGACTATTACTGGCTTACCGGAAAATTCACAAATGAAGACAAAGGAGAAGACACAGACGAATGGGCTCTCGAAAATGGTTATATTTCTGTTGTTCCTGTTCAATTTGATTTAACCGCTCATCATTCAATGCAACAACTTAATACCTGGAAATTAAATGAATAA
- a CDS encoding thioredoxin family protein, with product MKRIFLVALFFVGALAAQAQDKELKWYTDVKEAITVSNNVHKPLLMFFTGSDWCGWCIRLQNEVLKTPEFKKWATDNVVLVELDYPRRTAQSPELKNQNNELQQAFGIQGFPTIYFTSAESKDGKVNFKGLGQTGYVAGGPTAWLTVANGIVNPPKKS from the coding sequence ATGAAAAGAATATTTCTAGTAGCGTTATTTTTTGTTGGAGCACTTGCAGCACAGGCTCAGGACAAAGAACTGAAATGGTATACAGATGTAAAGGAAGCGATTACAGTAAGTAATAATGTACATAAGCCATTGTTGATGTTTTTTACCGGAAGCGATTGGTGCGGATGGTGTATTCGTTTGCAAAATGAGGTTTTGAAAACACCTGAGTTTAAAAAATGGGCTACAGATAATGTTGTTTTAGTTGAGCTGGATTATCCGCGAAGAACAGCGCAGTCTCCAGAATTAAAAAATCAGAATAACGAATTGCAGCAAGCTTTCGGGATTCAGGGATTTCCAACAATTTATTTTACAAGCGCAGAATCTAAAGACGGAAAAGTTAATTTTAAAGGGCTTGGTCAGACAGGTTATGTTGCTGGTGGGCCAACAGCATGGTTAACAGTTGCAAACGGAATTGTAAATCCTCCTAAGAAGTCTTAA
- a CDS encoding thioredoxin family protein: MTKKLLILLFFFGSFFMKAQNLVWRTNMTDAIAISNEQRRPMLILFTASGVPENLQNEIFKTPDFAVWSRDNVILVKLDLSDSSASDSDKEQNIKLKNAFGVEELPEVCFASASIRKSKTTFNALGKLSYKPGGAKAWIAESNAILHPSE; this comes from the coding sequence ATGACTAAAAAATTACTTATCCTACTGTTCTTTTTTGGTTCATTTTTTATGAAGGCACAGAATTTAGTTTGGAGAACAAACATGACTGATGCTATTGCAATAAGTAATGAACAAAGAAGACCAATGTTAATTTTGTTCACTGCCTCAGGTGTACCAGAAAATCTTCAGAATGAAATATTTAAAACCCCGGATTTTGCCGTGTGGTCACGTGATAATGTTATTCTGGTAAAATTGGATCTATCTGACAGTTCTGCTTCTGATAGTGACAAAGAACAAAATATTAAACTTAAAAATGCCTTTGGAGTTGAAGAGTTGCCGGAAGTTTGTTTTGCAAGTGCTTCTATTCGAAAAAGTAAAACGACCTTTAATGCTTTAGGAAAATTATCCTATAAGCCTGGCGGAGCAAAGGCATGGATTGCAGAATCAAACGCAATTTTGCATCCAAGTGAATGA